One genomic region from Solwaraspora sp. WMMD792 encodes:
- a CDS encoding aminotransferase class III-fold pyridoxal phosphate-dependent enzyme, whose translation MIDRSTYHAWHGITPMGEFLAESDPDMFLVGGDGSYAVDQAGRRYLDARSSMWNVTLGYSCEPVKAAMRRQLDELPSGTVMRYEHPPRVTVRYAAALAATLPPTLRHIRFGNTGSQMTEAAGMLSRFHRRMTGETGRDRIIAVHGSYHGTGPLATALTGEQILHEWSAPLDDRVVHVAGGDELLDAVAGVVDRLGASQVTAVIVEPVMGNYLHAASVEQLAALIDYCRARDIHVVADEVTTGAGRVAAMSVSERLPSPPDMIVLGKGLSAGYFPLAALAVADPIFDALAEPPFRLGFPNGSTTDGHPLGAAAGLAVLEILTADGFLDGVRDRGRQLCEILRDTLADDPHVGDVRGEGMLLGLELRYRDDGTPWTVRDVYRLRLACRDNGLLTSYSDGVMPLLPPLTISTDECAELAVILGKTITAYAAEHLGAR comes from the coding sequence ATGATCGACCGGTCCACCTACCACGCCTGGCACGGCATCACCCCGATGGGCGAGTTCCTCGCCGAGTCCGACCCGGACATGTTCCTCGTCGGCGGCGACGGCAGCTACGCCGTCGACCAGGCCGGCCGACGTTACCTCGACGCCCGCTCGTCGATGTGGAACGTCACCCTCGGCTATTCGTGCGAGCCGGTCAAGGCGGCGATGCGCCGCCAGCTCGACGAGCTGCCGTCCGGCACGGTCATGCGCTACGAGCATCCGCCCCGGGTCACCGTGCGGTACGCCGCCGCCCTCGCCGCGACGCTGCCGCCGACCCTGCGGCACATCCGGTTCGGCAACACCGGCAGCCAGATGACCGAGGCAGCCGGCATGCTGTCCCGCTTCCACCGCAGAATGACCGGCGAGACCGGCCGGGATCGGATCATCGCGGTGCACGGCAGCTACCACGGCACCGGGCCGTTGGCCACCGCGCTCACCGGTGAGCAGATCCTGCACGAGTGGTCGGCGCCGCTGGACGACCGCGTGGTGCACGTCGCCGGCGGCGACGAACTGCTCGACGCCGTCGCCGGTGTCGTCGACCGGCTCGGCGCGTCGCAGGTGACCGCCGTCATCGTCGAACCGGTGATGGGCAACTATCTGCACGCCGCCAGCGTCGAGCAGTTGGCGGCGCTGATCGACTACTGCCGGGCCCGGGACATCCATGTCGTCGCCGACGAGGTGACCACCGGCGCCGGCCGGGTCGCGGCCATGTCGGTCAGCGAGCGGCTGCCCAGCCCGCCCGACATGATCGTGCTCGGCAAGGGGCTCAGCGCCGGCTACTTCCCGCTCGCCGCGCTCGCGGTCGCCGATCCGATCTTCGACGCGCTCGCCGAGCCGCCGTTCCGGCTCGGCTTCCCGAACGGCAGTACCACCGACGGGCACCCGCTCGGTGCCGCCGCCGGCCTCGCCGTCCTGGAGATCCTCACCGCCGACGGGTTTCTCGACGGCGTCCGCGACCGTGGCCGGCAGCTGTGCGAGATCCTGCGTGACACGCTGGCCGACGATCCGCACGTCGGTGACGTACGCGGTGAGGGGATGCTGCTCGGCCTGGAGCTGCGCTACCGCGACGACGGTACGCCGTGGACGGTGCGCGACGTCTACCGGCTCCGGCTGGCCTGCCGGGACAACGGGCTGCTGACCAGCTACTCCGACGGCGTGATGCCGCTGCTGCCGCCGTTGACCATCAGCACCGACGAGTGCGCCGAACTCGCCGTGATCCTCGGCAAGACGATCACCGCGTACGCCGCCGAGCATCTCGGCGCGCGGTAG
- a CDS encoding transketolase C-terminal domain-containing protein, producing the protein MTRRHPSVGAVRGALADQPTMSMFCTYQQPDLIELFGAERMVRLPIAENTMLGMAVGMALLGRRVLVSIARAAFLFTAFDQLVNEATKWRYMSDGQFTVPVVVRGLTQGGEQLGAQHEHAAHGLLSQIPGLVVAVPGSPNAAAGLLRTALVHPDPVVVLESPRLYAADWASLPEPEPTDAALPFGVAGRARPGRDLTLVGIGNTVATCLRAAAVLDRDGLHAQVIDLRTAAPLDLDGVTAMVRAAGGQVILVDEAPAGVSVMSALGLHLVRAGAVAPHRLDLLAGAPVPAPVSPPLSAALLPDEEHVVSTARRGATR; encoded by the coding sequence ATGACCCGCCGGCACCCGTCCGTCGGGGCGGTCCGCGGCGCCCTGGCCGACCAGCCCACGATGAGCATGTTCTGCACCTACCAGCAGCCCGACCTCATCGAGCTGTTCGGCGCCGAGCGGATGGTCCGGCTGCCGATCGCCGAGAACACCATGCTCGGCATGGCGGTCGGGATGGCGCTGCTCGGCCGCCGGGTGCTGGTCAGCATCGCCCGCGCCGCCTTCCTGTTCACCGCCTTCGACCAGCTGGTCAACGAGGCCACCAAGTGGCGGTACATGTCCGACGGGCAGTTCACCGTACCGGTGGTGGTGCGCGGATTGACCCAGGGCGGCGAGCAGCTCGGCGCGCAGCACGAACACGCCGCGCACGGCCTGCTCAGCCAGATTCCCGGGCTGGTCGTCGCGGTGCCCGGGTCACCGAACGCCGCCGCCGGGCTGTTGCGCACCGCGCTGGTGCACCCGGATCCGGTGGTGGTGCTGGAATCGCCCCGGCTGTACGCCGCTGACTGGGCGTCGCTGCCCGAGCCGGAGCCGACCGACGCCGCACTGCCGTTCGGCGTCGCCGGCCGCGCCCGCCCCGGCCGCGACCTCACCCTCGTCGGCATCGGCAACACCGTCGCCACCTGCCTGCGGGCCGCCGCCGTCCTTGACCGGGACGGGCTGCACGCCCAGGTGATCGACCTGCGTACCGCCGCACCGCTGGACCTCGACGGCGTCACCGCCATGGTCCGGGCCGCCGGTGGTCAGGTGATCCTGGTCGACGAGGCCCCGGCCGGCGTCAGCGTCATGTCCGCGCTCGGCCTGCATCTGGTGCGGGCCGGCGCGGTCGCGCCGCACCGGCTCGACCTGCTCGCCGGTGCGCCGGTCCCGGCGCCGGTGAGCCCGCCACTGAGCGCCGCCCTGCTGCCGGACGAGGAACACGTCGTGTCCACCGCCCGCCGAGGAGCCACCCGATGA
- a CDS encoding thiamine pyrophosphate-dependent dehydrogenase E1 component subunit alpha: MIASDAAGEWFSTGAGTGNAQTMDLSDAYREMVRIRVFEEQVLRCAAAGQVPGSVHPYTGQEAVAVGVLAARQPDEWVVSFYRCHGHALAAGVPAAGLAREILGRVGGVCGGKAGSMHIADRSRYLLGASSIVAAQLPIAAGAALAEKTAGSGRAVVAFCGDGAFGAGAAYETLTVAAVLGLPLLLVCEENGWQDHTPSDLVRHRTPGEIARGLGLDCDEVDGNDVTAVHRAAAAALAHCRAGRPQVLVAHTYLRHFHAQLGPQPPGEYRPAAERERWLAQDPLTRVEAALASPALAGPSAASPALASPSAASRQRAAEIREQVTAELAEVFADALAADRPDPASAVTAVTAAAWPPGATWPEAVTVREPVA; the protein is encoded by the coding sequence ATGATTGCTTCCGATGCGGCCGGTGAATGGTTCTCCACCGGCGCAGGGACGGGGAACGCCCAGACGATGGACCTGTCGGACGCGTACCGCGAGATGGTTCGGATCAGGGTCTTCGAGGAGCAGGTTCTGCGGTGCGCCGCCGCCGGCCAGGTGCCCGGATCGGTCCACCCGTACACCGGGCAGGAAGCTGTCGCGGTCGGGGTGCTGGCCGCCCGGCAGCCCGATGAGTGGGTGGTGAGCTTCTACCGGTGCCACGGGCACGCGCTGGCCGCCGGGGTGCCCGCCGCCGGGCTGGCCCGGGAGATCCTCGGCCGGGTCGGCGGGGTCTGCGGCGGCAAGGCCGGGTCGATGCACATCGCCGACCGGTCCCGCTACCTGCTCGGTGCCAGCTCTATTGTGGCCGCGCAGCTGCCGATCGCGGCCGGAGCAGCGCTGGCCGAGAAGACCGCCGGCAGCGGCCGGGCGGTCGTCGCGTTCTGCGGGGACGGCGCGTTCGGTGCCGGTGCCGCCTACGAGACGCTCACCGTCGCCGCCGTGCTCGGGTTGCCGCTGCTGCTGGTCTGCGAGGAGAACGGCTGGCAGGACCACACCCCGAGCGACCTGGTGCGGCACCGTACCCCCGGTGAGATCGCCCGCGGCCTGGGGCTGGACTGCGACGAGGTGGACGGCAACGACGTGACCGCGGTGCACCGGGCCGCGGCGGCGGCCCTGGCCCACTGCCGGGCCGGCCGCCCGCAGGTCCTCGTCGCCCACACCTACCTGCGGCATTTCCACGCCCAGCTCGGGCCGCAGCCGCCGGGTGAGTACCGTCCGGCCGCCGAGCGGGAGCGCTGGCTGGCCCAGGATCCGCTGACCCGCGTCGAGGCGGCCCTCGCCAGCCCGGCCCTCGCCGGACCGTCCGCAGCCAGCCCGGCCCTCGCCAGCCCGTCCGCTGCCAGCCGGCAGCGGGCCGCCGAGATCCGCGAGCAGGTCACCGCGGAGCTGGCCGAGGTCTTCGCCGACGCGCTGGCCGCCGACCGACCGGATCCGGCCAGCGCGGTCACCGCGGTCACCGCAGCGGCCTGGCCGCCCGGTGCCACCTGGCCGGAGGCCGTCACGGTGCGGGAGCCGGTGGCATGA
- a CDS encoding MFS transporter: MPGRLATSIAVDRPLRPAVAAQAASVVGTHVAALALPTVAVVALHASPVAAATLFALEYGAQALAAPLLGVVVDRVVDRRRLLMAASAGTAAVVLAVPVAALAGVLSLPLLYAVAGLSGILGGLVTIGLQATVPQLVEPDRLVPANAALAGAQSAGQIAGPALAGWLVQTLGGALAMSANAAAQALAAAGFAALRPRPGGTPPVPEHPLRALRDGVAALRGRPELVRIAVTAAALNLGGSAIGGLYVLYAYRVLDLSPWVLGLTFAVNSVAAVVGVATARRVIARLGHPRVVPVFAPLAGAALMLIPLAAVTPSVLTLIVYETIFGYCATVWLIASVSLQQSVVPGPLLGRVLALSRALAVLAVPVGSLLAGVAAQLWGVLPTLICFAAIAFLGTVTVVSRRVATHNLTTS; the protein is encoded by the coding sequence ATGCCCGGCCGTCTCGCCACGTCGATCGCGGTGGATCGACCGCTGCGCCCGGCCGTCGCCGCTCAGGCCGCCAGCGTCGTCGGCACCCACGTCGCCGCGCTGGCCCTGCCGACCGTCGCGGTGGTGGCGCTGCACGCCTCGCCGGTGGCGGCGGCCACCCTGTTCGCCCTCGAGTACGGCGCCCAGGCGCTCGCCGCACCGCTGCTCGGGGTGGTCGTCGACCGGGTCGTCGACCGGCGCCGGCTGCTCATGGCCGCCAGCGCCGGCACCGCCGCCGTGGTGCTGGCCGTACCGGTCGCCGCGCTGGCCGGAGTGCTCTCGCTGCCGCTGCTGTACGCCGTGGCCGGCCTGTCCGGCATCCTCGGTGGGCTGGTCACCATCGGCCTGCAGGCCACCGTGCCGCAACTGGTCGAACCGGACCGGCTGGTGCCGGCGAACGCCGCGCTGGCCGGTGCCCAGTCGGCCGGCCAGATCGCCGGGCCGGCGCTGGCCGGCTGGCTGGTGCAGACCCTCGGCGGGGCGCTGGCGATGTCGGCGAACGCCGCGGCGCAGGCGCTGGCCGCCGCCGGTTTCGCCGCGCTGCGGCCCCGGCCGGGCGGGACGCCGCCGGTGCCGGAACATCCACTACGGGCGTTGCGCGACGGGGTGGCGGCGCTACGCGGCCGTCCGGAGCTGGTCCGGATCGCGGTCACCGCCGCCGCGCTGAACCTCGGCGGATCCGCGATCGGCGGCCTCTACGTGCTGTACGCCTACCGGGTCCTCGACCTGTCGCCGTGGGTGCTCGGGTTGACCTTCGCGGTGAACAGCGTCGCCGCCGTCGTCGGCGTGGCCACCGCGCGACGGGTGATCGCCCGGCTCGGCCATCCCCGGGTGGTCCCGGTGTTCGCCCCGCTCGCCGGGGCCGCTCTGATGCTGATCCCGCTGGCCGCCGTCACGCCGTCGGTGCTGACCCTGATCGTCTACGAGACGATCTTCGGGTACTGCGCCACGGTCTGGCTGATCGCCTCGGTGTCGCTGCAGCAGTCCGTGGTCCCCGGCCCGCTGCTGGGCCGGGTGCTCGCGTTGAGCCGGGCGCTCGCGGTGCTGGCGGTGCCGGTCGGATCGCTGCTCGCTGGCGTCGCGGCGCAACTCTGGGGGGTGCTGCCCACCCTGATCTGCTTCGCTGCCATAGCTTTTCTCGGCACCGTCACCGTCGTTTCCCGGCGGGTGGCCACCCACAACCTGACCACATCCTGA
- a CDS encoding ferritin-like domain-containing protein, which produces MALIDADDLDRNELAYRVFGVTRDKTPWRAADIIADGPADPSWERAELAWRMSSRGYYAEQAGLVAAATLAAQTEDAPLRFSLALATADEARHADAFYQYAKLVGGGEPEPEAPELMEPLDTALTRLPYMGRALVHTMLEGFAADEFILLREVFAGDPLGLLYHHVRRDEIQHVAIGLNYLARESATGEGRELWREYGSQWHEIGMRLTYLDKISVSLADLTGREPDRLRHWFLRRHRARLSAGGVDMDGGR; this is translated from the coding sequence ATGGCACTCATCGATGCCGATGATCTTGATCGCAACGAGTTGGCGTACCGCGTCTTCGGCGTGACCCGCGACAAGACGCCGTGGCGCGCCGCGGACATCATCGCCGACGGGCCGGCGGACCCCAGCTGGGAGCGGGCCGAGCTGGCCTGGCGGATGTCCTCGCGCGGCTACTACGCCGAGCAGGCCGGGCTGGTCGCCGCCGCGACGCTGGCCGCGCAGACCGAGGACGCGCCGCTGCGGTTCAGCCTCGCCCTGGCCACCGCCGACGAGGCCCGACACGCGGACGCCTTCTACCAGTACGCGAAGCTGGTCGGCGGCGGTGAGCCGGAGCCGGAGGCGCCCGAGCTGATGGAGCCGCTGGACACGGCGCTGACCCGGCTGCCGTACATGGGCCGGGCGCTGGTGCACACCATGCTGGAGGGGTTCGCCGCCGACGAGTTCATCCTGCTGCGCGAGGTGTTCGCCGGTGACCCGCTCGGCCTGCTCTACCACCACGTACGCCGCGACGAGATCCAGCACGTCGCGATCGGCCTGAACTACCTGGCCCGCGAGTCCGCCACGGGCGAGGGACGCGAGCTGTGGCGCGAGTACGGGTCGCAGTGGCATGAGATCGGCATGCGACTGACCTACCTGGACAAGATCTCGGTGTCCCTCGCCGATTTGACCGGCCGCGAGCCCGACCGGCTGCGGCACTGGTTTCTCCGCCGGCACCGGGCCCGCCTGAGCGCCGGTGGAGTCGACATGGACGGAGGGAGGTGA
- a CDS encoding RiPP maturation radical SAM C-methyltransferase, whose amino-acid sequence MSVCLVAMPWQAIESPSLPIGLLKAVTVASGRPAPTAYHGSLRWAEFLMERSDGELSPADYTEVAEVGLFDGLGDWVFAGVLHDDPEFGVETLRRYAAEYGTGIAGPTAMRQYAADFVELAAAEILANDPRLVGFTTTFMQNVPSLAVARRIRQLDPGVRIAFGGGNCDGAMGIALHRNFPFVDFVVRGEGEVAFPMLLDALDAGDDSLDASDNLGADDSLDARLARIPGLSWRRADGTARHNPQGTLLPPARIPTPDFDDWFDQLAASPVGEYIEPKLVLEGARGCWWGEKHHCTFCGLNGTAMTFRAKPAERMIAEMTELVGRHQTLDVIMVDNIIDNHYYADFLPRVAALGWDLRLHYEVKSNLRPTEIDALRAAGVAHVQPGIESLVSPVLKLMDKGVSGVHNVRTLRDCESAGLTVSWNWLYGFPGERRADYDSVLRQLPRLMHLQPPAGSSRILLERFSPYFENPVLGFPTRRAARLYQHVYDLPENELADLVYLFDTEPAGLSEQDAEPLNELLKRWTDGYPASALQLLTGLDADEIVIADRRVGWPDREHRIADPRLRRAYAELEHGRTVPALAGRLAAAGLPVETDRLARWLAELDDAGLVFDENGRWITLATAVEPVKVA is encoded by the coding sequence ATGTCCGTATGTCTGGTCGCCATGCCCTGGCAGGCCATCGAATCACCATCACTGCCGATCGGGTTGCTCAAGGCGGTGACCGTCGCCAGCGGGCGGCCCGCCCCGACGGCGTACCACGGCAGCCTGCGCTGGGCCGAGTTCCTGATGGAACGCAGCGACGGCGAGCTGAGCCCGGCCGACTACACCGAGGTCGCCGAGGTGGGCCTGTTCGACGGCCTCGGTGACTGGGTCTTCGCCGGGGTGCTGCATGACGACCCCGAGTTCGGCGTGGAGACGTTGCGCCGCTACGCGGCCGAGTACGGCACCGGCATCGCCGGCCCGACCGCGATGCGCCAGTACGCCGCCGACTTCGTCGAGCTGGCCGCCGCCGAGATCCTCGCCAACGATCCCCGGCTGGTCGGCTTCACCACCACGTTCATGCAGAACGTGCCGAGCCTCGCGGTCGCCCGGCGGATCCGCCAGCTCGACCCGGGCGTACGGATCGCGTTCGGAGGTGGCAACTGCGACGGCGCGATGGGGATCGCCCTGCACCGCAACTTCCCGTTCGTCGACTTCGTGGTACGCGGCGAAGGCGAGGTCGCGTTCCCGATGCTGCTCGACGCGCTCGACGCTGGCGACGACAGCCTCGACGCCAGCGACAACCTCGGTGCCGACGACAGCCTCGACGCCCGGCTCGCCCGGATACCCGGGCTGTCCTGGCGCCGGGCCGACGGCACCGCGCGGCACAACCCGCAGGGCACGCTGCTGCCCCCGGCACGCATCCCCACCCCGGACTTCGACGACTGGTTCGACCAGCTCGCCGCCTCGCCGGTCGGCGAGTACATCGAACCCAAGCTGGTCCTGGAGGGCGCCCGGGGCTGCTGGTGGGGCGAGAAGCACCACTGCACCTTCTGCGGGCTCAACGGCACCGCGATGACGTTCCGGGCCAAGCCCGCCGAACGCATGATCGCCGAGATGACCGAGCTGGTCGGCCGGCACCAGACCCTAGACGTGATCATGGTCGACAACATCATCGACAACCACTACTACGCCGATTTCCTCCCCCGCGTCGCCGCGCTCGGCTGGGACCTGCGGCTGCACTACGAGGTCAAGTCCAACCTGCGCCCGACCGAGATCGACGCGCTGCGCGCCGCCGGCGTGGCCCACGTACAGCCCGGCATCGAATCGCTGGTCAGCCCGGTACTCAAGCTGATGGACAAGGGCGTCTCCGGCGTCCACAACGTACGGACCCTGCGCGACTGCGAGTCCGCCGGCCTCACCGTGTCGTGGAACTGGCTGTACGGGTTCCCCGGCGAACGCCGCGCCGACTACGACTCGGTGCTGCGTCAGCTCCCCCGGCTGATGCATCTGCAGCCGCCGGCCGGTTCGTCGCGGATCCTGCTCGAACGCTTCAGCCCGTACTTCGAGAACCCGGTGCTCGGCTTCCCGACCCGCCGGGCCGCCCGGCTCTACCAGCACGTCTACGACCTGCCCGAGAACGAGCTGGCCGACCTGGTCTACCTGTTCGACACCGAACCCGCCGGCCTGTCCGAGCAGGATGCCGAGCCGTTGAACGAGCTCCTCAAACGCTGGACCGACGGCTATCCGGCCAGCGCGCTGCAGCTGCTCACCGGCCTGGACGCCGATGAGATCGTGATCGCCGACCGACGCGTCGGCTGGCCGGACCGCGAACACCGCATCGCCGACCCCCGGCTGCGCCGCGCCTACGCCGAGCTGGAACACGGCCGTACCGTCCCGGCCCTGGCCGGGCGGCTCGCCGCCGCCGGGCTGCCGGTGGAGACCGACCGGCTGGCGCGGTGGCTGGCCGAACTCGACGACGCCGGGTTGGTCTTCGATGAGAACGGCCGCTGGATCACCCTGGCGACCGCCGTCGAGCCGGTCAAGGTGGCTTGA
- a CDS encoding DUF5825 family protein: MGTATLLTDRTELAAWSLRTVTLPEPLDFGHSPEQDLAQLRFLRAVTSHAVRLRWTLRGRPSFPLDTHVHLVAPSAGTDQASRAYAGEWGLAYRYGSCYYRRGPGMVVVKDVRPGVDASRMVITDGADAFLRLAEDPSGVPAPGDVDAAAVAVEAGLACAAGDTVLILPYRMRHWPVPHVAV, encoded by the coding sequence ATGGGTACGGCGACGCTGCTCACCGACCGTACTGAACTGGCCGCCTGGTCGCTGCGGACGGTGACCCTGCCGGAGCCGCTGGACTTCGGCCACTCTCCCGAGCAGGACCTGGCCCAGTTGCGGTTCCTGCGCGCGGTGACCAGCCACGCGGTACGGCTGCGCTGGACCCTGCGCGGGCGGCCGTCGTTCCCGCTGGACACCCACGTGCACCTGGTCGCGCCGTCGGCCGGCACCGATCAGGCCAGCCGGGCCTACGCCGGCGAATGGGGCCTGGCCTACCGGTACGGCAGCTGCTACTACCGTCGCGGGCCGGGAATGGTGGTGGTCAAGGACGTCCGGCCCGGGGTCGATGCCAGCCGGATGGTGATCACCGACGGCGCGGACGCGTTCCTGCGGCTGGCTGAGGACCCGTCCGGGGTGCCGGCGCCGGGCGACGTCGACGCGGCGGCCGTCGCCGTCGAAGCCGGGCTGGCCTGCGCCGCCGGCGACACGGTGCTGATCCTGCCCTACCGGATGCGGCACTGGCCGGTGCCGCACGTGGCAGTGTGA
- a CDS encoding cytochrome P450, with protein MTASAPHDPQPTDPQPHDPQPTDPQPHEPPLYPFRDYDELGLDPRLARLRAECPVSRIRLPYGGDAWLATRYSDVTTVLADPRFSRAAACGPDVPRQTEAPPVATTILDLDRPEHGRLRRIAASAFAQWRIERLRPYVRQVAAERIDALLAGPAPGDLYAAVALPVPLAVLCHVLGVPLADRDRFRAWTHALLMPGPMPADEFRSVAAALEDYLRELIAHRRESATGDLLSMLVRATDNGDRMTEQELVSFGVTLLAAGFETTASQLASSAYLLLRHRHLWELLGREPDRVPAVVDELLRFVPLNGGSGLPRVATEDVELGGVTVRAGEAVFASTISANRDDAVFPDADTFDPDRRPTARHVTFGYGPHRCLGAWLATMEIQEVVGALVAAAPGLRLADPDGVRWRAGTIVRGPLALPVDWPTGRTSTGQSGGAPPA; from the coding sequence GTGACCGCCTCCGCGCCGCACGACCCGCAGCCAACCGACCCGCAGCCGCACGACCCGCAGCCAACCGACCCGCAGCCGCACGAGCCGCCGCTGTACCCGTTCCGCGACTACGACGAGCTGGGGCTGGACCCGCGGCTGGCCCGGCTGCGCGCCGAGTGCCCGGTGTCCCGGATCCGGCTGCCGTACGGCGGTGACGCCTGGCTCGCCACCCGCTACTCCGACGTGACGACGGTGCTCGCCGACCCCAGGTTCAGCCGGGCCGCCGCCTGCGGCCCGGACGTGCCCCGGCAGACCGAGGCGCCGCCGGTGGCCACCACCATCCTGGACCTGGACCGGCCCGAACATGGCCGGCTGAGACGCATCGCGGCCAGCGCGTTCGCCCAGTGGCGCATCGAGCGACTACGCCCGTACGTCCGGCAGGTCGCCGCCGAACGGATCGACGCGCTGCTGGCCGGCCCGGCACCGGGCGACCTGTACGCCGCGGTCGCGTTGCCGGTGCCGCTGGCCGTGCTGTGCCACGTCCTCGGCGTACCGCTGGCCGACCGGGACCGGTTCCGCGCCTGGACGCACGCGCTGCTGATGCCCGGGCCGATGCCGGCCGACGAGTTCCGGTCGGTCGCCGCCGCGCTGGAGGACTATCTGCGGGAGCTGATCGCACACCGCCGTGAGTCGGCCACCGGCGACCTGCTGAGCATGCTGGTCCGGGCGACCGACAACGGCGACCGGATGACCGAGCAGGAGCTGGTGTCGTTCGGCGTGACCCTGCTCGCCGCCGGGTTCGAGACCACGGCCAGCCAGCTGGCCAGTTCGGCGTACCTGCTGCTGCGCCACCGCCACCTCTGGGAATTGCTTGGCCGGGAGCCGGACCGGGTGCCGGCGGTGGTCGACGAGCTGCTCCGGTTCGTGCCCCTCAACGGCGGCAGCGGGCTGCCCCGGGTGGCGACCGAGGACGTCGAGCTGGGTGGGGTGACGGTCCGGGCCGGGGAGGCGGTGTTCGCCTCGACCATCTCCGCCAACCGTGATGACGCGGTGTTCCCGGACGCGGACACCTTCGACCCGGACCGGCGCCCGACGGCCCGGCATGTCACCTTCGGCTACGGTCCGCACCGCTGCCTCGGGGCCTGGCTGGCGACGATGGAGATCCAGGAGGTGGTCGGCGCGCTGGTCGCGGCGGCGCCGGGTCTGCGGCTGGCCGACCCGGACGGGGTACGGTGGCGCGCCGGAACCATCGTGCGCGGCCCGCTCGCGCTGCCGGTCGACTGGCCGACGGGCCGGACGTCCACCGGTCAGTCCGGCGGCGCACCGCCGGCCTGA
- a CDS encoding SulP family inorganic anion transporter has protein sequence MSAFSPAAFRPRLSRPSWLSPKVFRTEVLAGLVVALALIPEAISFSILAGVDPRVGLFASFTMAVTIAICGGRPAMISAATGAIALIVAPLARDHGLGYLLAAVILGGVLQVLLAVLGVARLMRFVPRSVMVGFVNALAILIFAAQMPYLIGVPWLVYPMVAVALVIIVGLPRLTRAVPAPLFAIVVLTVVTVVAGFAVPTVGDQGALPDSLPMLVLPQIPYTWATLQVIAPYAVGIALVGLMESLMTAKLVDDITDTHSNKTRESWGQGVANIVTGFFGGMGGCAMIGQTMINVKVAGARTRLSTFLAGVFLLILVVSLGDIVARIPMAALVAVMIIVAVSTFDWHSVAPATLKRMPWGELAVMTSTVAAVLVTHNLAIGVIIGVLVAMVIFARRVAHMVEVTSVLDPDGSTRIYSVHGELFFASSNDLVYQFDYAGDPDRVIIDMTHAHIWDASSVAALDAITTKYASRGKTAEIIELNQPSARIHGTLAGQLRVGH, from the coding sequence ATGTCTGCGTTCTCTCCTGCGGCGTTCCGGCCGCGTCTGTCCCGCCCGTCGTGGTTGTCCCCGAAGGTGTTCCGTACCGAGGTCCTCGCTGGCCTGGTGGTCGCGCTCGCGTTGATCCCGGAGGCGATCTCGTTCTCCATCCTCGCCGGGGTCGACCCACGGGTCGGGCTGTTCGCGTCGTTCACCATGGCGGTGACCATCGCGATCTGCGGTGGCCGGCCGGCGATGATCTCTGCGGCGACCGGCGCGATCGCGTTGATCGTCGCCCCGTTGGCCCGCGACCACGGGCTCGGCTATCTGCTGGCGGCGGTGATCCTCGGCGGGGTGCTGCAGGTGCTGCTCGCCGTGCTCGGCGTCGCCCGGCTGATGCGGTTCGTCCCGCGCAGCGTGATGGTCGGCTTCGTCAACGCCCTGGCGATCCTGATCTTCGCAGCGCAGATGCCCTACCTGATCGGGGTGCCGTGGCTGGTCTATCCGATGGTCGCCGTCGCGTTGGTGATCATTGTCGGGCTGCCCCGGCTGACGAGGGCGGTGCCGGCGCCGCTGTTCGCGATCGTCGTGCTGACCGTCGTCACGGTCGTCGCCGGCTTCGCCGTGCCGACCGTCGGTGACCAGGGCGCCCTGCCGGACAGCCTGCCGATGCTCGTCCTGCCGCAGATCCCGTACACCTGGGCGACCCTGCAGGTGATCGCCCCGTACGCGGTCGGGATCGCGCTGGTCGGGCTGATGGAGTCGCTGATGACCGCCAAGCTGGTCGACGACATCACCGACACCCACTCGAACAAGACCCGCGAGTCGTGGGGGCAGGGGGTGGCGAACATCGTCACCGGCTTCTTCGGCGGCATGGGTGGCTGCGCGATGATCGGCCAGACGATGATCAACGTCAAGGTGGCCGGTGCCCGGACCCGGCTGTCGACCTTCCTGGCCGGGGTGTTCCTGCTGATCCTGGTCGTCTCCCTGGGCGACATCGTCGCCCGGATCCCGATGGCCGCCCTGGTCGCCGTGATGATCATCGTCGCGGTGTCGACGTTCGACTGGCACAGCGTCGCCCCCGCCACCCTCAAACGAATGCCGTGGGGGGAACTCGCGGTGATGACCTCCACCGTCGCCGCGGTGCTGGTCACCCACAACCTCGCGATCGGGGTCATCATCGGTGTTCTCGTCGCGATGGTGATCTTCGCCCGCCGGGTGGCCCACATGGTCGAGGTCACCAGCGTGCTCGACCCCGACGGCAGCACCCGGATCTACTCGGTGCACGGCGAACTCTTCTTTGCCTCCAGCAACGACCTCGTCTACCAGTTCGACTACGCCGGCGACCCGGACCGGGTGATCATCGACATGACGCACGCGCACATCTGGGACGCCTCGTCGGTGGCCGCGCTCGACGCCATCACCACCAAGTACGCCAGTCGCGGCAAGACCGCCGAGATCATCGAGCTGAACCAGCCCAGCGCCCGGATCCACGGCACCCTCGCCGGGCAGCTCAGAGTCGGCCACTGA